One part of the Flavobacterium johnsoniae UW101 genome encodes these proteins:
- a CDS encoding O-antigen ligase family protein, which yields MTETKTNKTAVYFLYLLAFASSLYMFEAVQSIIMSAASLFLLLQYNSKKHFLSIKTVPFLLSFFVLLAFNIFYYNSKSLQIIANSFLIFIIPLFSTFLYDSPFFKQQREKILLVYSFCITLISTYIVIFYINDIPNHHFNWYFARFNLENNIDIHGTYISLWIAIAFLFVFNFLVKTQNTALKFKILLIVICIVLLASLVIVNARMILFSTLFLTGLNCYFFFYKKDKLNTKMIFFPLIILFMGVIFLSQRYKDDIQFLNKNKIENSSRYTLCFCSLKVITDSHFLGTDNGSIQPKLNSCYDEYGFNDLSKENLNSHNQYLDYFMKGGFLLFIAFISTLFIKLRFALKSRNYLYFSISLLFSFSFLTENILVRQYGIYIFLLCDVLFLGSVVTNEGHRTNEIEKN from the coding sequence ATGACAGAAACTAAAACAAATAAAACTGCTGTTTATTTTTTATACCTTTTAGCATTTGCTTCCTCTTTATATATGTTTGAGGCTGTTCAGTCAATTATAATGTCTGCTGCAAGTCTTTTTCTATTACTTCAATACAATTCAAAAAAGCACTTTTTATCAATTAAAACAGTGCCATTTCTTTTATCATTTTTTGTCCTCCTTGCTTTTAATATTTTTTATTATAATTCGAAAAGTCTGCAGATTATTGCTAACAGTTTTTTAATATTTATTATACCGCTGTTTAGTACATTTCTTTACGACTCTCCTTTTTTTAAACAGCAAAGAGAAAAGATTCTCCTTGTTTATTCCTTTTGTATTACCTTAATCAGCACATATATTGTAATTTTCTATATAAATGATATTCCCAATCATCATTTTAACTGGTATTTTGCTCGTTTTAATCTAGAAAATAATATTGATATTCACGGTACTTATATTAGTTTGTGGATTGCAATTGCGTTTCTTTTTGTTTTTAATTTTCTAGTTAAAACTCAAAATACAGCCTTGAAATTCAAAATACTTTTAATAGTTATTTGTATTGTTTTATTAGCAAGTTTGGTAATCGTTAATGCCAGAATGATCCTTTTTTCTACTTTATTTTTGACTGGATTAAACTGTTATTTTTTCTTTTATAAAAAAGATAAATTAAATACTAAAATGATTTTTTTTCCATTAATAATTCTATTCATGGGAGTGATTTTTTTATCACAACGATACAAAGATGATATTCAGTTTTTAAATAAAAATAAAATTGAAAACTCAAGTAGATATACCCTTTGTTTTTGTTCTTTAAAAGTAATTACTGATTCTCATTTTTTAGGAACAGACAATGGCTCTATACAGCCAAAACTTAATTCATGTTATGATGAATATGGTTTTAATGACTTATCAAAAGAAAATTTAAATTCTCATAATCAATACCTTGATTATTTTATGAAAGGCGGTTTTTTACTTTTTATTGCTTTTATTTCCACTCTTTTTATAAAACTTCGTTTTGCTTTAAAAAGCAGGAATTATTTATATTTTTCGATTTCTCTGTTGTTTTCTTTTTCTTTTTTGACCGAAAATATTCTGGTTCGTCAATACGGAATTTACATTTTTCTTCTCTGCGATGTTCTATTCCTCGGCTCTGTTGTGACGAATGAAGGCCATCGTACAAATGAAATAGAAAAAAACTAG
- a CDS encoding oligosaccharide flippase family protein, whose translation MIKNIFYSFSINFINFLFPLILIPFYIHVFGITNYGLIAISLSLINYISVINDYSWNALGPIKIGRLNSDIDAISKYISTVINTKFLLTIPSFLLLFLLAQLYSNISSNALFFLSLFLMLFSRTQNAHWVFIGLNKVNVYCIINSVFKISCLLTILFCVKNKDSFQILFFILGIFDSLIFIVSYIYLLLKENFVYSKTSFKDIFAELQSGFKMFLTNLTVCSILNSGTLILGVFFDSKIVGIYSVSEKIIMLGKHCIGVLFQGVFPKICNIGIASISELNKTLRQIFQSYLLLFSIGTVILIIFSEQIISVLSSEYITESSQYLILLSPIPLIASLNQSAYMSLLMHEKKNIYFSGYFIGLVINVSLSFLLSFFFKVEGMIAALIITELFITLFLNYKVLCDKSLNFFRKND comes from the coding sequence GTGATTAAAAACATCTTTTATAGTTTTAGCATTAATTTTATAAATTTTCTATTTCCATTAATTCTAATTCCATTTTACATTCATGTATTTGGAATTACTAATTATGGTCTTATTGCTATTTCTTTGTCTTTAATTAATTACATTTCAGTTATTAATGATTATTCCTGGAATGCTTTAGGTCCAATTAAAATTGGTCGATTAAATTCTGATATTGATGCAATCAGCAAATACATTTCAACAGTAATAAATACTAAGTTTTTATTAACTATTCCTTCTTTTTTATTATTGTTTTTACTCGCTCAGCTTTATAGTAATATTAGCAGCAATGCTTTATTTTTTCTTTCTTTATTTTTAATGCTTTTCTCGCGTACGCAGAATGCACATTGGGTTTTTATTGGTTTAAACAAAGTCAATGTGTATTGCATAATTAATTCAGTATTTAAAATAAGCTGTCTTTTAACTATATTGTTTTGTGTGAAAAACAAAGATTCTTTTCAAATTTTATTTTTTATACTTGGCATATTTGACAGCCTTATTTTTATAGTTTCTTACATTTATTTGTTATTAAAAGAAAACTTTGTTTATTCAAAAACCTCTTTTAAAGATATTTTTGCTGAATTACAAAGCGGTTTTAAAATGTTTCTAACTAATTTGACTGTTTGTTCTATCTTAAATTCCGGGACTCTTATTTTAGGTGTTTTTTTCGATTCCAAAATTGTTGGTATCTACAGTGTTTCTGAAAAAATTATTATGCTTGGTAAACATTGTATTGGAGTATTATTTCAAGGCGTTTTTCCTAAAATTTGTAATATTGGTATCGCTTCAATTTCTGAATTAAACAAAACGCTGCGTCAAATTTTCCAGTCTTATTTACTGCTCTTTTCCATTGGAACTGTGATATTAATTATATTTTCTGAACAAATTATCTCTGTATTAAGCAGTGAATATATTACTGAATCGAGTCAGTATTTAATTTTGCTTTCGCCTATTCCTTTAATTGCGTCTCTTAATCAATCTGCATATATGTCTTTGTTAATGCACGAAAAGAAAAACATTTACTTTAGCGGTTATTTTATTGGTTTAGTAATTAATGTTTCTCTTTCATTTCTATTGTCTTTTTTCTTTAAAGTCGAAGGAATGATTGCCGCACTTATTATAACTGAATTATTTATCACATTGTTTCTAAATTATAAAGTACTTTGCGATAAGAGTTTAAATTTCTTTAGAAAAAATGATTAA
- a CDS encoding glycosyltransferase family 4 protein, whose protein sequence is MKLVIDVRFINASGIGTYIKNVLPGIISEFNAVTVLGNKNEIMQFDWSNKVEVIEFNCKMYSLKEQFYYAFKIPKCDVFWSPHFNFPIFPIRAKKKVVTIHDVNHLTGISPISFLKKKYSSILYDNAVKKADLIFTVSEFSKSEILKYTNTESEKIKVVYCGVDAPFFEDFKENSLRLPNDFILYIGNVKPHKNLIVLLKAYNALSNQLKEEYKLLIVGKKDGFITEDNQINEFIKSNQLERNVIFTGHVTDLDLPLYYQNASLFVFPSLYEGFGLPVLEALAAKTMVISSNASSLPEIGGEAVIYFDPKNDIELSQKIKDCLENKVSIEIEKRAVQLDKFTWKKSIKNHLEAFRNILQNNEKSTN, encoded by the coding sequence ATGAAATTAGTAATTGATGTTCGTTTTATAAATGCTTCGGGAATTGGTACTTACATAAAAAATGTGTTGCCGGGTATAATTTCAGAATTTAATGCAGTTACAGTTCTTGGAAACAAAAATGAAATCATGCAATTTGATTGGAGTAATAAAGTTGAGGTTATAGAGTTCAATTGTAAAATGTATTCTCTAAAAGAACAATTTTATTATGCTTTTAAAATACCAAAATGTGATGTGTTTTGGTCTCCACATTTTAATTTTCCTATTTTTCCTATTCGTGCAAAGAAAAAAGTTGTAACAATTCATGACGTAAATCATCTTACCGGGATTTCTCCAATTTCTTTCCTTAAAAAAAAGTATAGTTCTATTTTATATGATAATGCAGTAAAAAAAGCAGATTTAATTTTTACTGTTTCAGAATTTTCAAAAAGTGAGATTCTAAAATATACCAACACCGAATCTGAAAAAATTAAAGTAGTTTATTGTGGAGTAGATGCGCCATTTTTTGAAGATTTTAAAGAGAATAGTTTAAGACTTCCAAACGATTTTATTTTATATATAGGAAATGTCAAACCTCATAAAAATTTAATTGTTTTATTAAAAGCTTATAATGCTTTATCAAATCAATTAAAAGAAGAATATAAACTTTTAATTGTAGGTAAAAAAGATGGATTTATTACGGAAGATAATCAGATAAATGAATTCATAAAATCGAACCAATTAGAAAGAAATGTTATTTTTACAGGACATGTAACTGATTTAGATTTGCCTTTATATTATCAAAATGCATCGTTATTTGTATTTCCATCTCTTTACGAAGGTTTTGGATTACCAGTTTTAGAAGCATTGGCAGCAAAAACAATGGTGATTAGTTCTAACGCTTCAAGTCTGCCGGAAATAGGAGGAGAAGCTGTTATTTATTTTGATCCAAAAAATGATATAGAGTTGTCTCAAAAAATAAAAGACTGTTTAGAAAATAAAGTAAGCATTGAAATAGAAAAAAGGGCAGTACAATTAGATAAATTTACTTGGAAAAAATCTATTAAAAATCATTTGGAAGCATTTAGAAATATTTTACAAAATAATGAAAAAAGCACTAATTAG
- a CDS encoding glycosyltransferase encodes MKKALISDWYYVNGGAEKVIHSINSIWDDFDHFALIDFLNDEDRKFILNGKKAKTSFIQKLPTVKKNHRKFLQLFPIAVEQFDLRDYNLIISSSSAVAKGIKTNKNQLHICYCHSPMRYAWDLREQYLKDAGLNKGLKGLYAKSVLDKIQKWDLSNSDNVDFFIANSKHIAERIKKIYNRESTVIYPPVDVDFFSLEEIKEDYYFTASRLVPYKKTQLIVEAFNELPHLKLIVAGDGPELEKLQKTAKNNIEFVGYIENKKLRSLMQKAKAFVFAAEEDFGIIPVEAQACGTPVIALAKGGTLETVIENKTGIFFVEQSAEKIKEAVLNFETKNFDPQIIREHAVTFSKQRFEKEIKEFVGTKYKEHQQLLNKDNLKL; translated from the coding sequence ATGAAAAAAGCACTAATTAGCGATTGGTATTATGTGAATGGAGGTGCTGAAAAAGTAATTCATTCTATAAACTCAATCTGGGATGATTTTGACCATTTTGCATTAATTGACTTTTTGAATGATGAAGACCGAAAGTTTATTTTAAATGGAAAAAAAGCCAAAACTAGTTTCATCCAGAAATTACCAACAGTAAAAAAAAATCACCGCAAATTTTTACAGTTATTTCCAATTGCTGTAGAACAGTTTGATTTAAGAGACTATAACTTAATAATCAGTTCTTCTTCAGCTGTGGCAAAAGGAATTAAGACAAACAAAAATCAATTGCATATTTGTTATTGTCATTCTCCAATGCGTTACGCCTGGGATTTGAGAGAGCAATATTTAAAAGATGCCGGATTAAACAAAGGTTTAAAAGGTTTATATGCAAAATCAGTATTAGATAAAATCCAGAAATGGGATCTTTCAAATTCAGATAATGTTGATTTTTTTATTGCTAATTCAAAGCATATTGCTGAGCGAATTAAAAAGATTTATAACAGAGAGTCCACCGTAATTTATCCGCCAGTTGATGTTGATTTTTTTAGTTTAGAAGAAATAAAAGAAGACTATTATTTTACAGCTTCACGACTTGTTCCGTATAAAAAAACACAATTGATAGTAGAAGCTTTCAACGAATTACCACATTTAAAATTGATTGTTGCTGGTGACGGACCAGAATTAGAAAAACTTCAAAAAACAGCCAAAAACAACATAGAGTTTGTAGGATATATTGAAAATAAAAAGCTGAGAAGCTTAATGCAGAAAGCGAAAGCATTTGTTTTTGCTGCTGAGGAAGATTTTGGAATTATTCCTGTTGAAGCACAAGCATGCGGAACGCCTGTTATTGCTTTAGCAAAAGGAGGAACACTTGAAACAGTTATAGAAAACAAAACCGGAATTTTCTTTGTAGAGCAATCTGCAGAAAAAATCAAAGAAGCAGTACTTAATTTTGAAACAAAAAATTTCGACCCTCAAATTATACGCGAACATGCTGTTACATTTTCAAAGCAACGATTTGAAAAAGAGATAAAAGAATTTGTTGGAACAAAATATAAAGAACATCAACAGTTGTTGAATAAAGATAATTTGAAATTATAA